The Caldanaerobius fijiensis DSM 17918 genomic sequence TCTCTCAGATTCATTAGCTAATACCTCCAGATTATGATATAAATCCATTTACTTTGACTGCACCTAGAATAAAGAAAGGATTGCTTCAAGGGTGAAATTATTTCTTTTCACCGTATATATCGCCAGCTATTGTTGCCAGTAAAAATAAAATTCTTGCACCTTTTGACGTAAGAGAATAATTATTTTCATTTCTTTCTATAATATCAGACTTCTCCAATATACTTAAATGATGGTAGAGTTGCCCACCAACCAGGCCTGTCAATTTACTGAGTTCATTACCTTGAAGGCTTTGATTAAATAAGACCTTCATGATTTTTATACGTCGAGGATTTGTAAAAGGTTCCAGTTCATCGGTAATTTCATTTTCAGGTATTTCGTTAAGCGATTTAAATTTACCGGATATTTCCCAGCCTTCCGTTCTTCCATTCATTTTATAACGACCTGTACAGATAGTTACCGCTATATTGCTGCTCATTACTTCTTTCAAATTTTTGTGAAGTTCTTCCAAACAATTTTGAATAATATTGTCATGACCTTCGAAGAAATCCAAAGGTTTATCTACCTTGTTATCTTGACTTACGGTACTTTTTAAAGCCAATTCTTTGATTTCATCGAGTTCGTTTTGAAGTTTTTCAATTCTTTTTAACAAATTATCAGTATCACTCATTTTAATTTACCCCCTTCATTTTTTATTTATTATACACTGTAAACAGTACACTGTAAATAGTAATTTAAATTTCTCTTTTAACATATATTGAGTGCCAAATGAGCATAATAATAGGCTGTTAGATATTCTCCAACAGCCTTAACTGAGTTATTTTTATAATAATATTATTTTAATATTATTTGATGTTCTTTGTCTTTCCAATATCTTGCTTCATTAATATCTCCAATATTTACATATGCACGAAATAATAAATCAAACACATTAGTGTAATTAGATACAAACGTATCTTGAAATGTATATGGATTATAATCTGCTCCTTTCTTATAAATATCACTACAAAATAGTGTCGGCAAGAGATTTAATGCCTTTTTTAACCAATTTATAGATTTATATGGTTCTACATCGACTACCAAAGCTGCGCAATTGAGGTTTAAATGAACACTATCAGGGTGCATCTCCAAATATGGTAATATTCTATTTAATGCCGAATGATTATCTTTTTCACGGGCATCAAGATCAGCTAACAATAACTGTGCTTCTGCAGTAAATGATTTCTGTTTTGCCACA encodes the following:
- a CDS encoding tetratricopeptide repeat protein; this encodes MKIGRSPQFIEHFGPLYNKNEFKKRLDRIYAMERTIKEDEQNCFLFSMLAVENMSIGNIKDTLKYIENALNTSDDQDKDLPRFLKALIYYRLNLPWLAKDMLLDVAKQKSFTAEAQLLLADLDAREKDNHSALNRILPYLEMHPDSVHLNLNCAALVVDVEPYKSINWLKKALNLLPTLFCSDIYKKGADYNPYTFQDTFVSNYTNVFDLLFRAYVNIGDINEARYWKDKEHQIILK
- a CDS encoding winged helix-turn-helix domain-containing protein, which produces MSDTDNLLKRIEKLQNELDEIKELALKSTVSQDNKVDKPLDFFEGHDNIIQNCLEELHKNLKEVMSSNIAVTICTGRYKMNGRTEGWEISGKFKSLNEIPENEITDELEPFTNPRRIKIMKVLFNQSLQGNELSKLTGLVGGQLYHHLSILEKSDIIERNENNYSLTSKGARILFLLATIAGDIYGEKK